The Herbiconiux sp. A18JL235 region CAGGGGCGGGCAGAGGCCGTGAGCGGGAGCGCGGGGGCGTTCGCGGTGAGCGTCGTCGGCGCGAGCGGGGCAGACGAAACCGGCCCGCGCATCCTCACCGGTCGCCGGCTCGTGATCGCCACGGGTCTGACCGACGAGCTCCCCGCGATTCCCGGACTCGCCGAGCAATGGGGGCGCGGCGCGTTCGCCTGCCCCTACTGCGACGGCTGGGAGAACCGCGACTCCCGCATCGCCGTACTCGCCACCGGACCGCAGAGCGCGCACCAGGCGTCGCTGCTGCGGCAGTGGTCGTCGCAGGTGGCGTTCGTCGGGCCGCAGGCCGCTTCGCTCGACGCCGAGACCCGCCGGGGATTCGAAGCGCGGGGCATCGAGATCGTCGACACCGCGCTGCAGGAGCTCGTCGCCGACGAGGCGGGCGAGCTCGTGGGGCTCCGCCTCGGCGACGGATCGGTGCGTGAGTTCGACGTGGTGTTCGCCGGACCGCGCATGGTGAACAACGACGCCCTGCTCGACCAGCTCGGAGCAGCGAAGGGCGACGCCTACGGCGAGTGGGTCGCCTCCGACTTCACCGGGCTGACCTCGGTGCCGGGAGTGTGGGTGGCGGGCAACGCCGCCTTCCCCGGCGCACTCGTGCCGGTCGCCGTGGCGGCGGGCGTCATGGCCGCCACCATGATCAACGCCGACCTCGTCGGCGACGACACCCGGCAGGCGGTCGAGGCGCTCGAGAGAGTCGAGGCGCTCGATCAGGCCTGATCGTCAGCCCTGCGCCAGCTCCGAGACCTCCTGCCACGCCTCCCACTCCGCGAGACGGCTCTCGTAGTCGGCCTTCGCGACCTGGAGCGGGCTCGACCCGAAGAACACGCGCAGCGGCGGCTCCTCGGCGTCGACCACGCGGAGGATGGCCGCGGCCGAGGCGTTCGGGTCGCCGGGTGACGCCACCCGCGACCTGCGCGCCTCGGCCGACGCGGCGTGAACCTCGGCGTAGTCGGGGAGCTCGGCCGCGTGCTTCGCCGAGGCTCCGCCCCAGTCGGTGCTGAAGCCGCCGGGCTCGACGAGCGTCACCTTCACCCCGAACGGCGCGACCTCCTGGGCGAGCGCCTGCGAGAACCCCTCGAGCGCCCACTTGGAGGCGTTGTAGACGCCGATGTTCGCGAAAGCCGAGATGCCGCCGATCGACGACACCTGCACGAGGTGACCGCCACCCTGCCTGCGAAGCACGGGAAGGGCGGCCTGGGTCACCCAGAACGCGCCGAACACGTTGGTCTCGAACTGGTCGCGCACCTCCTTCTCGCTGAGCTCCTCGATGAAGCCGAACTGGCCGTACCCGGCGTTGTTCACGACGACGTCGAGGCGCTCGAAGCGCTCGACCGCCTGCTCGACGGCCGCGAAGTCGGCCTCGCGGTCGGTGACGTCGAGCTGAAGGGGGAGGATGCGGTCGCCGAACCGCTCGACCAGATCGTCGAGCGACGAGACGTCGCGCGCCGTAGCCGCGACGCTGTCGCCGCGTTCGAGAGCCGCGGTCGCCCACTCCCGGCCGAAGCCGCGCGAGGTACCGGTGATGAACCACACCTTCTGAGCCATGGGAATCCCTTCGATCGGCGTGATGCCGCACCACGCGTCACCACTACACTGGCCCAAAGCCGAGGGGGGCGGGAGACCATGGGTGCCGACACGTCACGCACCGTCACCGGAGGGGCGCCGGGGCTGCCGAGCAGACGACTGCTCGTCGCCATGCTGCTCGGCGTCATCCCGCTCAGCCAGTTCCCGATCGACGTCTACACCCCCGCCATCCCGGCGATGGTCGCGGAGTTCGGCACGAGCAACACGGTCATCCAGAACTCCGTCTCGGCCTACGTGCTCGGCATGGCGCTTGGACTCCTGCCGGTCGGCATCATCGCCGACGCCCGGGGCCGCAAGCCCACCCTGCTGGTGTGCCTGGCGCTCCTCGTGCTGGCGAGCATCGGCATCGCCGTCACCGACGAGGTGTGGCTGCTGCTCGTGCTGCGCTTCGTGCAGGGAGTCGGCGGATGCGCGTGCATGGTCGTCGTGTACGCCATCGCCGCCGACACCTCGCGCGGCCCCCAGCTCACCTCGCTGTCGGGCTGGCTCGGCGCCTCGTGGGGGCTCGCGCCCGTGATCGCCCCGGCGATCGGGGGACTCCTCGTGCAGTTCGTCTCCTGGCGGGTGATCTTCGGCCTCATCGCCGCGCTCGGCGTCGTCGCCCTCCTCGTCGTCTGGCGGCTACTGCCCGAGACGCTCGCCGCGGGCAAGGAGACCCCGATCCGGCCCGGCGTGATCGCCCGTGTGCTGGGCAGCGCCTTCCGGCGCACCCTGTTCGTGGGCCTGACCTTGGTGTTCGCCGTGTTCGCGAGCGCCCAACTGCTGTTCGGCACCATCGCCCCCGTCGTCTACCAGAACGCGCTGGGGGTGCCGCCCGCCGCCTACGGGCTGATCGCCCTCCTCGTGGGCGCCGCGAACCTCGCCGGGGAGCTCGCCACCGGTGCCCTGGCGACGCGCGTGTCGTCGCGCACCCTGGGTTTTTCGGCGCTGGCGTCGTTCGGCGTCGGGGCGATCATCCTCGCCGCCAGCGGCGTGCTGGTGGGGCCCGATCTCGTGCTCATCACCCTCGGCGGCGTGTTCGTGATGCTCGGCTGCGGTGCGCTCTGCCCGCTGGCGTACGGCCTCGCGCTCGGGCTCTTCGACCGCAATCTCGGACTCATCGGCGGGCTCACGAGCGCCGTCTGCTACCTCTTCGTCGCCCTCACCATGGCCTCTGCGGCGGGCTTGCCCGACACCAGCCAGACACCGATGGGGTTCATCTACCTGGGCTGCCTCGCCGCGGGCGCGGTGCTGCTGGTGCTGTGCCTGAGGAAGCGGTCTCCGGAACCGGCGGCCGCGGCGCCGTGACCGTCAGGCCGTGAAGATCACGCGGCCGAGCACCTCGCGCAGCCACTCCTCGTAGCGCTTCATGCTCCAGCCCGACTGCTCCACCAGCTGTTGGTGGCTCTCGGGCGAGACCAGGAACGAGAGCGCGGCGGCGAGCTCGGCGCGCCGTTTCGGCGGGGTGTCGGCGGCGACGAGACCGCGCCGCACGAGCTCGTCGACGGCGGCGGCGAAGTCTTTGCGCCGGCGGGCCAGCAGGTCGTCGAGCGACTCCTTCACCAACGGGTCTGACGACGCCGCGCTCAGGAAGCTCGCCCACAGCCCGCTGGTGCGGCGGTTCGCCTCGGCCACGAAGTGGAGGTAGCCGCGCAGGAACTCCTCGTCGTCGACCCGGGAACGGATGTCGCGGCCGACCTCGCGCTCGGCGATCGTCTCCCGCCCCTCGCTGCCGCTGAACGCCTGCTCGAAGGCCCCCATCAGCAGTTCGCGCTTCGGCCCGTTGAGCTTCACGGTCTCGACCGAGACGCCGGCCGCAGCGGCGATGTCGGCGAGTGAGGTTCCCGCGTAGCCGCTCGCGGCGAAGCACGACGCGGCGGCGTCGAGGATGCGCTGGCGGGTGTTCGCCGCCTGCTCCGCCCGCAGAGCCGAGGTGTAGGAGCGCGGCGCGGCGGACGCCGCGCGGGCTCCCGGGCGACGCACGGCGGAACTTCGCGAATCGGGCATATTGACTATCCTTCCGGTGTAGTGAATACTACTTCGGTATAGCCGAGTTTAGGGCACGAACACGAGGTGGGGGCCATGTCGTCTTATCTTCTTTGCAGCACACCGGTGCACGGGCACGTCACTCCGCTGCTCGCCGTGGCGCGGCATCTGGTCGGCCGCGGGCACCGGGTGCGCTTGCTCACCGGGGCCCGCTACCGCGCATCCGTCGAGTCGACCGGCACTGTCTTCCTTCAGTTGCCCGCCGAGGCCGACTACGACGACAGCGACATGAACGCCTCGTTCCCCGAGCGTGCGGGGCTGTCGGGGCCGGCCGGCATCCGGTTCGACCTGGCCACGATCTTCCTCAGGCCGGCGCCGGCGCAGCTCGCCGCGATCGATGAGGCGCTGGCTGCCGAGCCCGTCGACGCGATCCTGCTCGAGAGCCTGTTCCTCGGATCGCTCCCCCTGCTCGACCGCCCACTCGGGGCAAGGCCGCCCGTGGTGAACCTCGGCATCGTGCCGCTCGCGCTCGACAGCGTCGACACCGCGCCGTTCGGCCTCGGCATCCCGCCCCGGGCCGGTCTCGCGGGCCGCGTGCGCAACCGCCTGCTCGCGTTCGTGTCACAGAAGATCGTGTTCGCCCCGGTGCAGAAGGCAGCGAAGCGGATGATGCGGGCCACCACCGGGCACGAGCTCGAGACCTTCTTCATGAGCACGCCCGCGCAGGCCGACGCCATCGTGCAGTTCACGGTGCCCTCGTTCGAGTACCCCCGCAGCGACCTGCCCGAGAAGGTGCACTTCGTCGGGCCGCTGGCCCGCACCGCGCCGTCGACGACCTCCCTGCCCGAGTGGTGGGGCGAACTCGACGGGTCGCGGCCGGTGGTGCACGTCACCCAGGGCACGGTGGCCAATCGCGACTGGAACGAGCTCGTCGCTCCGGCCATCGCCGGGCTCGCCCACGACGACGTGCTCGTGGTGGTGAGCACCGGGGGCCGGGCGGTCGAGACGCTGCCGCATCCGCTGCCCGCCAACGTGCGCGCGGCGTCGTACCTGCCCTACGACAAGCTGCTGCCCCTCACCTCGGTGCTCGTCACGAACGGCGGCTACGGCGGGGTGCACTACGCCATGGAGCACGGCGTGCCGCTCGTCGTCGCGGGAACCACGGAGGACAAGATCGAGGTCACGGCCCGCGTCGCCTGGTCGGGCGTCGGCGTGAACCTGCGCACCAGCACGCCGAGCGCCGAAGCGGTGGCCTCCGCGGTGCGCGAGGTGCTCGCCCGCCCGGGCTACCGGGAGGCCAGCGCCCGCATCGGGCGCGACATCGCCGCGTCGCCGGGGCTGGCCGGCCTCGACGCGGTGCTCGAGTCGCTCAGCGCGACGACGCGGCAGGGCTGACGCTACGGGCCCGGCACCGGTCGGGAGCCGGTGCAGTCGGGCCGGTGCAGGCGCGCTCACGTCGAGAGCAGGCGCGCCCGCTGCTCGTCGATGTCGTAGTCGGGAGCAGGCCAGCCGAGCTCGAGTGCGCCGATCGCCTCGGCGAGCAGCTGCTGCACGGCCAGCGCCGAGTACCACTTGTGGTCGGCCGGCACGATGTGCCACGGCGCGTGCTCGGTGCTCGTGCGGTCGATGGCCACCTCGTAGGCGTCTTGGAACGACGGCCAGAGCGCACGGTCGTCGACGTCGGCGGTGCTGAACTTCCAGTGCTTGTCGCTGCGTTCGAGGCGCCGGAGCAGCCGGTTCTTCTGCTCGTCGACCCCGAGGTGCAGGAAGGCCTTCACGATGGTGGTTCCCGACTCGACGAGCTTCTTCTCGAACTCGTTGATCTGCTCGTAGCGCGACTCGAGCTCTTCGGGAGCGACCAGCCCGTGCACGCGCGGCACGAGCACGTCTTCGTAGTGCGAGCGATCGAACACCCCGATGAACCCCGGCGCCGGGAGCCGCTTCTCGACCCGCCAGAGGAACGGATGCGCGAGCTCCTCCTCGGTCGGCTTCTTGAAGGCGTGGTGGGCGAGGCCCTGCGGGTCCATCGGGCCGGCCACCCGCTTCACCACGCCGCCCTTGCCCGCCGTGTCCATGCCCTGGAGCACCAGGAGCACCGCATGCTCACCGCCGAACAGGCTGGCGGCGAACAGCTGCTCCTGCTGCTTCGCGAGCGAGCGGGCGGTGCCGGCGAACACTTCCTCGGCGGCGTCCTTGTCGGTGATGCCTGGGGTCGCTCCGGTGGCCAGGCTCGCCAGCTCGACGGGCGTCTTCGCCCGCAGACGGTCGCTCCAGGGCGAGGTCGATGTGGAGTGCTTGCTCATCGCCTCACACTAGCGAGCGCAGCATCCGCCTGCCCATCATCCGACCGCTCAGAGTTGTTTGGACATGTTGATGGCCGTCACCTCGTAGCCCAGTGTGGAGTACAGACGCTGCGCCACCGTGTTGTGCCCGAACACGTTGAGCCCGAGCTTCACCGCACCGGCCTCGCGAGCCACCTCCTCGGCCAGCAGCATCGCCGCGCGCCCGAGACCCTTGCCGCGGTGCTGCTCGTCGATCTCGACGTCGAACACCCACCAGTCGAACGGATGCTCGGCCGACATCGGTCCGAGCCACAGCCACCCGACGGGGTCGCCGTCGTGAACCACCCGCAGCACCTGATGGCCCGCAGCGGGCCGGCCGCCGGGGAAGTACTGCTCGTTCGACTCGGCGACCCGCTGCTCGGCGTACTCGCGGGAGTCACCGGCCCTCATTCGTTCGACGAGGTACTCGGCGTTGGCGTGGGCGAGGTAGGCGGCGAGCTCTGGCTCGGCGATCGACACGACGGTGGTGGCCATGCTCGAACCCTAGCGAGGGCTCAGTCGATCGACCAGCGCACCGCGCCAGGGCCGGAGGCGCCGAGCACGTCGTCGGGGTTGCGGAGCGCGCAGGTGGTGAGGCTGAGGCAGCCGCAGCCGATGCATCCGTCGAGTTCGCCGCGCAGGTGCTGCAGGTCGGCGATGCGCGCGTCGAGGCGGCTGCCCCAGTCCGCCGAGATACGGGCCCAGTCGGCGCGCGTGGGGGTGCGCCCGTCGGGCAGCGACTCGAGCGCCGCCCTGATGTCGGCGAGGGTCATGCCCACTCGCTGCGAGGTGCGGATGAACGCCACCCGGCGCAGCACCTCCCGGCGGTACCGGCGCTGGTTGCCCGCCGTGCGCTCGGAGGAGATCAGCCCGTGCTGCTCGTAGAAGCGCAGCGCCGACACCGAGATGCCGCTGCGAGCTGCGAGCTCGCCGATGGCCAGCAGACTGCGGGCCGGATCGACGCTGGGCATGAGCTGCGACCTCCTTGACCTCAACGGTACTCGAGGTTCTAACGTGGATTCCATGACTGAGTACACGCTGCCCGACCTTCCCTACGACTACGCCGCGCTCGAGCCCCACATCTCGGGCAAGATCATGCAGCTGCACCACGACAAGCACCACGCCACCTACGTCGCCGGCGCGAACACCGCCCTCGCCGCACTGACCGAAGCCAGCGAGACCGGCAACCTCGCGAACGTGAACAAGCTCGAGAAGGACCTCGCCTTCAACCTCGGCGGCCACGTCAACCACTCGATCTTCTGGACCAACCTCACCCCTACCACTCAGACCCCCGAAGGCGAACTCAAAGCCGCCATCGACGACCGCTTCGGCTCGTTCGAGAAGTTCCAGGCAGCGTTCACCGCCGTCGCCCTCGGCGTGCAGGGCTCCGGCTGGGCCGTGCTCGGCTACGACGTCATCGGCGGCAACCTGTCCCTGTTCCAGCTCTTCGACCAGCAGGGCAACATCCCCGCCGGCGTCGTGCCCCTGTTCATGCTCGACGTCTGGGAGCACGCCTACTACCTCGACTACCTCAACGTGCGCGCCGACTACATCAAGGCCGTCTGGAACATCGCCAACTGGGAGAACGTCGCAGCCCGCCTCGACGCCGCCCGCCAGAAGACCTCGGGCCTCATCACCCTCTAGGCAATCGGCCCCTCTTCCTCCTCGCGACTCGCCACAATCCGGGCATCCTTCGGGATGTCGACCCGGATTCCGGCGAGTCGCGAGAAGTTTGTGGGGGGGGTTACCAGGCGAGGCGCTCGGTGGAGCGGGGCGCGGTGCGGGCGGCGACGGCACGGGTGCGGGAGTGCAGCTCGGCCGAGGCCCGAACGGCGAGCGGATGCGTCGACTCGCCGTTCTCGGAGACCAGCTCGCCGCCCACGTAGACCTTCTTGAGGTTGCGGAGGCTCATCGCGAAGACGTAGTGGGCGACGACGTCCCACACCGGACCGGTCTCGGGAGAGCGGGGGTCGACGACGAGCAGGTCGGCGTGCTTGCCGACCTCGAGCGAGCCGACCCGCTCGGCCACCTGCGGGCCGAGGGCCTCTGCGGAGCCCAGGGTGTGCATCCGGAGCATCTCGCGCGGCATGACGATCGAGGCGTCCTGATTCACGGCGCGTTGCGTGTAGGCCCCGATGCGCATGTTCTGGAAGGGATCGGAGACGTCGGTGCAGCTCTGGTCGTCGAGGCCGACTCCGATCGGCATCCCGAGCTGGCGGTAGCGCGGGATGTCGGCGACCCCCGAGCCGAGCCTGCCGTTCGAAGTGGGCTGCCAGACCATGCCGGCGCCCTTCTCGGCGGCGACCCGCGACATGTAGCTGTCGGGATGCACGAAGTGCCCGAACAGGAAGCCGGGCCGGAGGGCACCCGCCTCCTCGTACCAACGGAACTTCTCGCGCTGCTGGTCGAGCGCCTCGCTGGTCTCGAGGAAGTGGGCCTGGTTGCCGATGCCGTGCGCATCCATCGCCGTCACCTCGTCGCGCGCGGTCTGCGCCGACGCCGACCACTGCACCGCGCCGAACACCGACGCGCCGAGGTCGAGCTCGGCCGGCACCTCGGCCTTCAGGTGCGCGACGGCACGGTCGAAGACCTCGAGGGCCTCATCGGCGGGCTGGAATTCGCTGTCGACGCGGATGGCGTTCATGGTGCGGATGCCGGCGTCGCGCGCCGCCTCGAACTGCTTGAAGAGGTACTCCTCCGGGCGGATGTCGTAGAGGTCGCGGGCGTCGGTGTCGGGGTCGTACTTCCCCACCACCCGTGAATCGGTGAAGTTGTAGACCGAGGTGACGCCGTTGCCGAGGAAGTCGAGGCAGCCCTGAAGGGTGAACCAGTAGATGTCGTCGGCGTCGGCGCCCGAGATGAAGACGCTCTGCTCCCCCACCCAGCCGTAGAGGTTGTCGCCGGGGGTCATGCCGCGCATCCCGCTGGTGAAGATGTGGCTGTGCGCGGAGACGAAGCCGGGGGCGACGAAGGCGCCGTCGGCGTCGAGCAGCACGTCGGCCTCGCTCGCGCGGGCCTCGGCGAGCAGCTCTGCGGGTGCCTCGCCCTCGCCCATCCCCGCGATTCGGCCGTCGTCGGAAACCGAGAGCCAGCCCTTGAACCAGTCCTGTCCGTCGGCCATCGGGAGGATCACGGCGTTCACGACGAGGAGCTTCATGGAGCCATCCTGACTTCTCCACATTGCGCCCACGTTTCTTCCCGTTGCACAGGTGTTTCGTCAGCGCCTCGGTCGTCGGTGACGGCCGATACCCTGGAGGCATGACCCAGAGCAGCACCGCCAGCGCCGCCCCGAGCGTCGTGCTGGTCAGGCACGGCGAGACGGAGTGGAGCCTCAGCGGCCAGCACACCGGCCGCACCGACATCCCGCTCACCGAGCGCGGCATCGAGCAGGCCCGCGCGGTCGGGCGCGTGCTCGCGGGGCGCCGGTTCGGGCTGGTGCTGACGAGTCCGCTGCGCCGCTCGGTGCACACCGCCGAGCTCGCGGGCTTCGGCGAGCAGGCGCAGGTCGACCCCGACCTCACCGAGTGGGACTACGGGGCCTACGAGGGGCTCACCAGCGCCCAGGTCTCGGAGCGCTTCGGCGAGGAGTGGAACCTGTGGCGCAACGGGGTCGAGATCGACGCCGAGGGGCGGGGCGAGGAGGTCGCCGACCTGCTGCGGCGCGACGAGGCGGTCATCCGCCGGGTGCGGCGGGTGCTCAACCAAGGCGACGACGTGCTGGTGTTCTCGCACGGTCACTTCCTGCGCACCCTTGCCGCCACCTGGGCGGGGCTGCCAGTGAGCGGCGGGGAGCACTTCGCCCTCGACACGGCGAGCGTGAGCGTGCTCGGCTTCGAGCACGGCAACCAGGTGGTGCGGGTGTGGAACCGCACGCCCTGGGCGGAGTGAGTCGATGACAGGCTCGGTATCCCGGGGCGCGAGCGCGCCCGGCGTCGGCGAGGGCGACGAGGTCGGTGAGGGCATCCACGTCATCGACGAGCCCGCGGCGGCGATCGACGCGCTCGCCCTGCTGGCGGAGGAGC contains the following coding sequences:
- a CDS encoding glycosyltransferase; translation: MSSYLLCSTPVHGHVTPLLAVARHLVGRGHRVRLLTGARYRASVESTGTVFLQLPAEADYDDSDMNASFPERAGLSGPAGIRFDLATIFLRPAPAQLAAIDEALAAEPVDAILLESLFLGSLPLLDRPLGARPPVVNLGIVPLALDSVDTAPFGLGIPPRAGLAGRVRNRLLAFVSQKIVFAPVQKAAKRMMRATTGHELETFFMSTPAQADAIVQFTVPSFEYPRSDLPEKVHFVGPLARTAPSTTSLPEWWGELDGSRPVVHVTQGTVANRDWNELVAPAIAGLAHDDVLVVVSTGGRAVETLPHPLPANVRAASYLPYDKLLPLTSVLVTNGGYGGVHYAMEHGVPLVVAGTTEDKIEVTARVAWSGVGVNLRTSTPSAEAVASAVREVLARPGYREASARIGRDIAASPGLAGLDAVLESLSATTRQG
- a CDS encoding TetR/AcrR family transcriptional regulator codes for the protein MPDSRSSAVRRPGARAASAAPRSYTSALRAEQAANTRQRILDAAASCFAASGYAGTSLADIAAAAGVSVETVKLNGPKRELLMGAFEQAFSGSEGRETIAEREVGRDIRSRVDDEEFLRGYLHFVAEANRRTSGLWASFLSAASSDPLVKESLDDLLARRRKDFAAAVDELVRRGLVAADTPPKRRAELAAALSFLVSPESHQQLVEQSGWSMKRYEEWLREVLGRVIFTA
- a CDS encoding N-acetyltransferase family protein — protein: MATTVVSIAEPELAAYLAHANAEYLVERMRAGDSREYAEQRVAESNEQYFPGGRPAAGHQVLRVVHDGDPVGWLWLGPMSAEHPFDWWVFDVEIDEQHRGKGLGRAAMLLAEEVAREAGAVKLGLNVFGHNTVAQRLYSTLGYEVTAINMSKQL
- a CDS encoding amidohydrolase family protein, giving the protein MKLLVVNAVILPMADGQDWFKGWLSVSDDGRIAGMGEGEAPAELLAEARASEADVLLDADGAFVAPGFVSAHSHIFTSGMRGMTPGDNLYGWVGEQSVFISGADADDIYWFTLQGCLDFLGNGVTSVYNFTDSRVVGKYDPDTDARDLYDIRPEEYLFKQFEAARDAGIRTMNAIRVDSEFQPADEALEVFDRAVAHLKAEVPAELDLGASVFGAVQWSASAQTARDEVTAMDAHGIGNQAHFLETSEALDQQREKFRWYEEAGALRPGFLFGHFVHPDSYMSRVAAEKGAGMVWQPTSNGRLGSGVADIPRYRQLGMPIGVGLDDQSCTDVSDPFQNMRIGAYTQRAVNQDASIVMPREMLRMHTLGSAEALGPQVAERVGSLEVGKHADLLVVDPRSPETGPVWDVVAHYVFAMSLRNLKKVYVGGELVSENGESTHPLAVRASAELHSRTRAVAARTAPRSTERLAW
- a CDS encoding NAD(P)/FAD-dependent oxidoreductase, producing MTEDSFDVIIVGGGSAGLSAALVLSRARRKVAVIDAGLPRNRFAAHMHGFLTRDGIPPLELLELGRAEVVGYGATIVQGRAEAVSGSAGAFAVSVVGASGADETGPRILTGRRLVIATGLTDELPAIPGLAEQWGRGAFACPYCDGWENRDSRIAVLATGPQSAHQASLLRQWSSQVAFVGPQAASLDAETRRGFEARGIEIVDTALQELVADEAGELVGLRLGDGSVREFDVVFAGPRMVNNDALLDQLGAAKGDAYGEWVASDFTGLTSVPGVWVAGNAAFPGALVPVAVAAGVMAATMINADLVGDDTRQAVEALERVEALDQA
- the soxR gene encoding redox-sensitive transcriptional activator SoxR, encoding MPSVDPARSLLAIGELAARSGISVSALRFYEQHGLISSERTAGNQRRYRREVLRRVAFIRTSQRVGMTLADIRAALESLPDGRTPTRADWARISADWGSRLDARIADLQHLRGELDGCIGCGCLSLTTCALRNPDDVLGASGPGAVRWSID
- a CDS encoding histidine phosphatase family protein → MTQSSTASAAPSVVLVRHGETEWSLSGQHTGRTDIPLTERGIEQARAVGRVLAGRRFGLVLTSPLRRSVHTAELAGFGEQAQVDPDLTEWDYGAYEGLTSAQVSERFGEEWNLWRNGVEIDAEGRGEEVADLLRRDEAVIRRVRRVLNQGDDVLVFSHGHFLRTLAATWAGLPVSGGEHFALDTASVSVLGFEHGNQVVRVWNRTPWAE
- a CDS encoding SDR family oxidoreductase, with product MAQKVWFITGTSRGFGREWATAALERGDSVAATARDVSSLDDLVERFGDRILPLQLDVTDREADFAAVEQAVERFERLDVVVNNAGYGQFGFIEELSEKEVRDQFETNVFGAFWVTQAALPVLRRQGGGHLVQVSSIGGISAFANIGVYNASKWALEGFSQALAQEVAPFGVKVTLVEPGGFSTDWGGASAKHAAELPDYAEVHAASAEARRSRVASPGDPNASAAAILRVVDAEEPPLRVFFGSSPLQVAKADYESRLAEWEAWQEVSELAQG
- a CDS encoding Bcr/CflA family efflux MFS transporter; translated protein: MGADTSRTVTGGAPGLPSRRLLVAMLLGVIPLSQFPIDVYTPAIPAMVAEFGTSNTVIQNSVSAYVLGMALGLLPVGIIADARGRKPTLLVCLALLVLASIGIAVTDEVWLLLVLRFVQGVGGCACMVVVYAIAADTSRGPQLTSLSGWLGASWGLAPVIAPAIGGLLVQFVSWRVIFGLIAALGVVALLVVWRLLPETLAAGKETPIRPGVIARVLGSAFRRTLFVGLTLVFAVFASAQLLFGTIAPVVYQNALGVPPAAYGLIALLVGAANLAGELATGALATRVSSRTLGFSALASFGVGAIILAASGVLVGPDLVLITLGGVFVMLGCGALCPLAYGLALGLFDRNLGLIGGLTSAVCYLFVALTMASAAGLPDTSQTPMGFIYLGCLAAGAVLLVLCLRKRSPEPAAAAP
- a CDS encoding superoxide dismutase: MTEYTLPDLPYDYAALEPHISGKIMQLHHDKHHATYVAGANTALAALTEASETGNLANVNKLEKDLAFNLGGHVNHSIFWTNLTPTTQTPEGELKAAIDDRFGSFEKFQAAFTAVALGVQGSGWAVLGYDVIGGNLSLFQLFDQQGNIPAGVVPLFMLDVWEHAYYLDYLNVRADYIKAVWNIANWENVAARLDAARQKTSGLITL
- a CDS encoding PPK2 family polyphosphate kinase codes for the protein MSKHSTSTSPWSDRLRAKTPVELASLATGATPGITDKDAAEEVFAGTARSLAKQQEQLFAASLFGGEHAVLLVLQGMDTAGKGGVVKRVAGPMDPQGLAHHAFKKPTEEELAHPFLWRVEKRLPAPGFIGVFDRSHYEDVLVPRVHGLVAPEELESRYEQINEFEKKLVESGTTIVKAFLHLGVDEQKNRLLRRLERSDKHWKFSTADVDDRALWPSFQDAYEVAIDRTSTEHAPWHIVPADHKWYSALAVQQLLAEAIGALELGWPAPDYDIDEQRARLLST